Proteins encoded within one genomic window of Fragaria vesca subsp. vesca linkage group LG1, FraVesHawaii_1.0, whole genome shotgun sequence:
- the LOC101299421 gene encoding uncharacterized protein LOC101299421, with protein MSSDLFVDDNSFYRHSFEEDHFSDPFSPFSDSAIDILQALSDSKNLVGEQPHSLEQSSRNLVSSSPPNYQLKSLSLYQATHSVPLETDPYLGSALENFSALDNLEVKTEQCSGDQNAFLYNNQGPQQTFAPHSYRGGDEFVAKYMQKNYSSNFFDGKPSFVFQPSFDSLMESPSFQTQAASLSSPESSYLTCHMRRRVSSTGDLQNFTTTHNPRESSAMEDAGNFKMSKYTAEERKERILKYRAKRSQRNFNKTIKYACRKTLADNRPRIRGRFARNDEAGEIDKPACSTREEDEDDLWIEGLNVEEELGERTARGPQQFVNNNFGPPQFDYYVYYH; from the exons ATGTCTTCTGATCTCTTTGTTGATGACAACTCCTTCTACCGCCATTCCTTTGAAGAAGACCACTTCTCTGACCCCTTCTCTCCTTTCTCAGACTCAGCCATTGATATACTCCAAGCATTATCAGACTCAAAGAACCTAGTTGGGGAGCAGCCTCATTCTCTTGAGCAAAGCTCTCGAAATCTTGTTTCTTCTTCACCCCCGAATTACCAATTGAAAAGTTTGAGCCTTTACCAAGCAACCCATTCGGTCCCTCTTGAAACTGATCCCTATTTGGGAAGTGCGTTAGAAAATTTCTCAGCTTTGGATAATTTGGAGGTGAAAACTGAGCAATGTAGTGGTGACCAGAATGCTTTTCTCTATAACAACCAAGGTCCCCAACAAACCTTTGCTCCTCATAGTTACAGAGGTGGTGATGAATTTGTGGCCAAGTATATGCAGAAGAACTACAGCAGCAACTTCTTTGATGGAAAGCCTAGTTTTGTTTTCCAACCTAGCTTTGATTCTCTCATGGAATCCCCAAGTTTTCAGACCCAAGCAGCCTCCTTGAGCTCACCTGAGAGTAGCTACTTGACTTGTCACATGAGGAGGAGGGTTTCCAGCACTGGAGATTTGCAA AATTTCACGACAACTCATAATCCTCGAGAGAGCTCGGCCATGGAAGACGCTGGGAACTTCAAAATGAGTAAGTACACTGCAGAGGAGAGGAAAGAGAGGATTTTGAAGTACAGAGCCAAAAGATCACAGAGAAACTTCAACAAGACTATCAAG TATGCATGCCGGAAGACACTCGCGGACAACCGTCCACGCATACGTGGAAGGTTTGCACGGAATGACGAAGCTGGTGAAATTGACAAACCTGCATGTTCAACAAGAGAAGAGGACGAAGATGATCTCTGG ATTGAAGGGTTGAATGTCGAGGAGGAATTGGGGGAAAGGACAGCAAGAGGACCACAACAGTTTGTGAACAACAATTTTGGACCTCCACAATTCGACTACTATGTCTATTATCATTGA